One stretch of Thalassophryne amazonica chromosome 17, fThaAma1.1, whole genome shotgun sequence DNA includes these proteins:
- the nt5c2l1 gene encoding 5'-nucleotidase, cytosolic II, like 1 isoform X3, giving the protein MDTVDTDESNTFDEHNTNTTSDQRVFVNRSLTLGNIRCYGFDMDYTLAMYKSPDYENLGFVLIRDRLLSIGYPHEIIRYSYDSNFPTRGLVIDTKYGNLLKVDSNGNILACSHGFYFYKGQEIQSYYPNNFIQKGDTDRFHILNTLFNLPETYLYACLVEFFTNSQRYKNLLNGYQHGDLFMSFRSMFQDVRDAMDYIHNSGTLKDATLKNMDKYVIKDPNLPVMLKRIKKVAKVFLATNSDYIYTELIMKYLLDKSWRSFFDLVVVDTNKPLFFAEGTVLRQVDTKPSHLTHLCLEVDDGCHFDWLISFFNSKNILYVGDHIFGDILKSKKHQGWKTFLIVPELTKELQVWEDKKHLFEELKNLDIFLADLHKQHTNGREQYPNIIAIHTRIKVLTNRMDTSYGQMGSLLRSGSRQTLFASQLVRYADLYSSSVLNLLHYPLNYLFVAPPVLLPHETISVGLTSPELTVTNHTMKKS; this is encoded by the exons ATGGACACAGTGGACACAGATGAATCAAACACCTTTGATGAACACAACACCAACACAACCTCTGACCAAAG GGTGTTTGTCAACAGAAGTCTGACTCTGGGGAACATCAGATGCTACGGCTTTGACATGGACTACACACTGGCAA TGTATAAATCTCCTGACTATGAGAACCTAGGCTTTGTGCTGATAAGAGACAGGCTGCTGTCTATTGGCTACCCTCATGAGATTATACGCTACAGTTATGACTCCAACTTCCCCACACG CGGTTTAGTGATTGACACAAAGTATGGGAACCTGCTGAAGGTGGATTCAAACGGGAATATTTTAGCCTGCAGTCACGGCTTCTACTTCTACAAAGG GCAAGAAATTCAAAGTTATTATCCCAACAACTTTATTCAGAAAGGAGACACTGACCGCTTCCACATCCTCAACACCCTTTTTAATCTTCCAG AGACATACCTCTATGCCTGCCTTGTGGAATTTTTCACGAATTCCCAGAGATACAAAAA CCTGTTGAATGGTTACCAGCACGGTGACTTGTTTATGTCCTTCAGAAGCATGTTCCAGGATGTCCGCGATGCAATGGACTACATTCACAATAGC GGAactctgaaagatgcaacacTCAAGAATATGGATAAATACGTTATCAAAGAT CCAAATCTCCCTGTAATGTTGAAACGGATTAAAAAGGTGGCCAAGGTTTTTCTTGCAACCAACAGTGACTACATCTACACTGAG CTCATAATGAAATACTTGCTTGATAAG TCCTGGCGCTCCTTCTTCGACCTTGTTGTTGTGGATACAAATAAACCGCTGTTCTTTGCAGAAGGAACAGTACTAAGACAAGTGGACACG AAGCCCTCTCACTTGACACATTTATGCCTTGAAGTTGATGACGGGTGCCACTTTGATTGGTTAATTTCTTTTTTCAACA GTAAGAACATCCTCTATGTTGGAGACCATATCTTTGGTGACATCCTCAAATCTAAGAAACACCAAGGCTGGAAGACATTTCTCATCGTCCCAGAGCTCACCAAGGAGTTGCAAGTATGGGAAGATAAGAAAC ATCTTTTTGAAGAGCTGAAAAATCTTGACATCTTCTTAGCTGACCTTCACAA GCAGCACACCAACGGTCGTGAACAATATCCCAACATCATCGCCATCCACACCAGAATAAAG GTGCTGACGAACAGAATGGACACCTCCTACGGTCAGATGGGCAGCCTGCTGCGCAGCGGCTCCAGGCAGACGCTGTTTGCCAGCCAGCTGGTGCGTTACGCGGATCTGTACTCTTCATCTGTTCTCAACTTGCTGCACTATCCCTTGAACTACCTGTTCGTAGCTCCTCCAGTGCTG CTGCCCCATGAGACCATCAGTGTGGGTTTAACATCACCAGAGCTCACTGTCACCAACCACACCATGAAGAAAAGCTGA
- the nt5c2l1 gene encoding 5'-nucleotidase, cytosolic II, like 1 isoform X1: MDTVDTDESNTFDEHNTNTTSDQRVFVNRSLTLGNIRCYGFDMDYTLAMYKSPDYENLGFVLIRDRLLSIGYPHEIIRYSYDSNFPTRGLVIDTKYGNLLKVDSNGNILACSHGFYFYKGQEIQSYYPNNFIQKGDTDRFHILNTLFNLPETYLYACLVEFFTNSQRYKNLLNGYQHGDLFMSFRSMFQDVRDAMDYIHNSGTLKDATLKNMDKYVIKDPNLPVMLKRIKKVAKVFLATNSDYIYTELIMKYLLDKSWRSFFDLVVVDTNKPLFFAEGTVLRQVDTKPSHLTHLCLEVDDGCHFDWLISFFNSKFYVSSICKFNKDLIVGSSDIVCDLLDVKGKNILYVGDHIFGDILKSKKHQGWKTFLIVPELTKELQVWEDKKHLFEELKNLDIFLADLHKQHTNGREQYPNIIAIHTRIKVLTNRMDTSYGQMGSLLRSGSRQTLFASQLVRYADLYSSSVLNLLHYPLNYLFVAPPVLLPHETISVGLTSPELTVTNHTMKKS; this comes from the exons ATGGACACAGTGGACACAGATGAATCAAACACCTTTGATGAACACAACACCAACACAACCTCTGACCAAAG GGTGTTTGTCAACAGAAGTCTGACTCTGGGGAACATCAGATGCTACGGCTTTGACATGGACTACACACTGGCAA TGTATAAATCTCCTGACTATGAGAACCTAGGCTTTGTGCTGATAAGAGACAGGCTGCTGTCTATTGGCTACCCTCATGAGATTATACGCTACAGTTATGACTCCAACTTCCCCACACG CGGTTTAGTGATTGACACAAAGTATGGGAACCTGCTGAAGGTGGATTCAAACGGGAATATTTTAGCCTGCAGTCACGGCTTCTACTTCTACAAAGG GCAAGAAATTCAAAGTTATTATCCCAACAACTTTATTCAGAAAGGAGACACTGACCGCTTCCACATCCTCAACACCCTTTTTAATCTTCCAG AGACATACCTCTATGCCTGCCTTGTGGAATTTTTCACGAATTCCCAGAGATACAAAAA CCTGTTGAATGGTTACCAGCACGGTGACTTGTTTATGTCCTTCAGAAGCATGTTCCAGGATGTCCGCGATGCAATGGACTACATTCACAATAGC GGAactctgaaagatgcaacacTCAAGAATATGGATAAATACGTTATCAAAGAT CCAAATCTCCCTGTAATGTTGAAACGGATTAAAAAGGTGGCCAAGGTTTTTCTTGCAACCAACAGTGACTACATCTACACTGAG CTCATAATGAAATACTTGCTTGATAAG TCCTGGCGCTCCTTCTTCGACCTTGTTGTTGTGGATACAAATAAACCGCTGTTCTTTGCAGAAGGAACAGTACTAAGACAAGTGGACACG AAGCCCTCTCACTTGACACATTTATGCCTTGAAGTTGATGACGGGTGCCACTTTGATTGGTTAATTTCTTTTTTCAACAGTAAGTTTTATGTTAGTTCCATCTGTAAATTTAATAAAGATCTGATTGTAGGATCCTCAGACATTGTCTGTGATCTGCTGGATGTCAAAGGTAAGAACATCCTCTATGTTGGAGACCATATCTTTGGTGACATCCTCAAATCTAAGAAACACCAAGGCTGGAAGACATTTCTCATCGTCCCAGAGCTCACCAAGGAGTTGCAAGTATGGGAAGATAAGAAAC ATCTTTTTGAAGAGCTGAAAAATCTTGACATCTTCTTAGCTGACCTTCACAA GCAGCACACCAACGGTCGTGAACAATATCCCAACATCATCGCCATCCACACCAGAATAAAG GTGCTGACGAACAGAATGGACACCTCCTACGGTCAGATGGGCAGCCTGCTGCGCAGCGGCTCCAGGCAGACGCTGTTTGCCAGCCAGCTGGTGCGTTACGCGGATCTGTACTCTTCATCTGTTCTCAACTTGCTGCACTATCCCTTGAACTACCTGTTCGTAGCTCCTCCAGTGCTG CTGCCCCATGAGACCATCAGTGTGGGTTTAACATCACCAGAGCTCACTGTCACCAACCACACCATGAAGAAAAGCTGA
- the nt5c2l1 gene encoding 5'-nucleotidase, cytosolic II, like 1 isoform X4, with protein sequence MDTVDTDESNTFDEHNTNTTSDQRVFVNRSLTLGNIRCYGFDMDYTLAMYKSPDYENLGFVLIRDRLLSIGYPHEIIRYSYDSNFPTRGLVIDTKYGNLLKVDSNGNILACSHGFYFYKGQEIQSYYPNNFIQKGDTDRFHILNTLFNLPETYLYACLVEFFTNSQRYKNLLNGYQHGDLFMSFRSMFQDVRDAMDYIHNSGTLKDATLKNMDKYVIKDPNLPVMLKRIKKVAKVFLATNSDYIYTELIMKYLLDKSWRSFFDLVVVDTNKPLFFAEGTVLRQVDTDTGKLRIGTYTGDLQNGTVYSGGKNILYVGDHIFGDILKSKKHQGWKTFLIVPELTKELQVWEDKKHLFEELKNLDIFLADLHKQHTNGREQYPNIIAIHTRIKVLTNRMDTSYGQMGSLLRSGSRQTLFASQLVRYADLYSSSVLNLLHYPLNYLFVAPPVLLPHETISVGLTSPELTVTNHTMKKS encoded by the exons ATGGACACAGTGGACACAGATGAATCAAACACCTTTGATGAACACAACACCAACACAACCTCTGACCAAAG GGTGTTTGTCAACAGAAGTCTGACTCTGGGGAACATCAGATGCTACGGCTTTGACATGGACTACACACTGGCAA TGTATAAATCTCCTGACTATGAGAACCTAGGCTTTGTGCTGATAAGAGACAGGCTGCTGTCTATTGGCTACCCTCATGAGATTATACGCTACAGTTATGACTCCAACTTCCCCACACG CGGTTTAGTGATTGACACAAAGTATGGGAACCTGCTGAAGGTGGATTCAAACGGGAATATTTTAGCCTGCAGTCACGGCTTCTACTTCTACAAAGG GCAAGAAATTCAAAGTTATTATCCCAACAACTTTATTCAGAAAGGAGACACTGACCGCTTCCACATCCTCAACACCCTTTTTAATCTTCCAG AGACATACCTCTATGCCTGCCTTGTGGAATTTTTCACGAATTCCCAGAGATACAAAAA CCTGTTGAATGGTTACCAGCACGGTGACTTGTTTATGTCCTTCAGAAGCATGTTCCAGGATGTCCGCGATGCAATGGACTACATTCACAATAGC GGAactctgaaagatgcaacacTCAAGAATATGGATAAATACGTTATCAAAGAT CCAAATCTCCCTGTAATGTTGAAACGGATTAAAAAGGTGGCCAAGGTTTTTCTTGCAACCAACAGTGACTACATCTACACTGAG CTCATAATGAAATACTTGCTTGATAAG TCCTGGCGCTCCTTCTTCGACCTTGTTGTTGTGGATACAAATAAACCGCTGTTCTTTGCAGAAGGAACAGTACTAAGACAAGTGGACACG GACACAGGAAAACTTAGGATTGGAACTTACACAGGTGACCTTCAAAATGGGACAGTGTActctggag GTAAGAACATCCTCTATGTTGGAGACCATATCTTTGGTGACATCCTCAAATCTAAGAAACACCAAGGCTGGAAGACATTTCTCATCGTCCCAGAGCTCACCAAGGAGTTGCAAGTATGGGAAGATAAGAAAC ATCTTTTTGAAGAGCTGAAAAATCTTGACATCTTCTTAGCTGACCTTCACAA GCAGCACACCAACGGTCGTGAACAATATCCCAACATCATCGCCATCCACACCAGAATAAAG GTGCTGACGAACAGAATGGACACCTCCTACGGTCAGATGGGCAGCCTGCTGCGCAGCGGCTCCAGGCAGACGCTGTTTGCCAGCCAGCTGGTGCGTTACGCGGATCTGTACTCTTCATCTGTTCTCAACTTGCTGCACTATCCCTTGAACTACCTGTTCGTAGCTCCTCCAGTGCTG CTGCCCCATGAGACCATCAGTGTGGGTTTAACATCACCAGAGCTCACTGTCACCAACCACACCATGAAGAAAAGCTGA
- the nt5c2l1 gene encoding 5'-nucleotidase, cytosolic II, like 1 isoform X2, translating into MDTVDTDESNTFDEHNTNTTSDQRVFVNRSLTLGNIRCYGFDMDYTLAMYKSPDYENLGFVLIRDRLLSIGYPHEIIRYSYDSNFPTRGLVIDTKYGNLLKVDSNGNILACSHGFYFYKGQEIQSYYPNNFIQKGDTDRFHILNTLFNLPETYLYACLVEFFTNSQRYKNLLNGYQHGDLFMSFRSMFQDVRDAMDYIHNSGTLKDATLKNMDKYVIKDPNLPVMLKRIKKVAKVFLATNSDYIYTELIMKYLLDKSWRSFFDLVVVDTNKPLFFAEGTVLRQVDTDTGKLRIGTYTGDLQNGTVYSGGSSDIVCDLLDVKGKNILYVGDHIFGDILKSKKHQGWKTFLIVPELTKELQVWEDKKHLFEELKNLDIFLADLHKQHTNGREQYPNIIAIHTRIKVLTNRMDTSYGQMGSLLRSGSRQTLFASQLVRYADLYSSSVLNLLHYPLNYLFVAPPVLLPHETISVGLTSPELTVTNHTMKKS; encoded by the exons ATGGACACAGTGGACACAGATGAATCAAACACCTTTGATGAACACAACACCAACACAACCTCTGACCAAAG GGTGTTTGTCAACAGAAGTCTGACTCTGGGGAACATCAGATGCTACGGCTTTGACATGGACTACACACTGGCAA TGTATAAATCTCCTGACTATGAGAACCTAGGCTTTGTGCTGATAAGAGACAGGCTGCTGTCTATTGGCTACCCTCATGAGATTATACGCTACAGTTATGACTCCAACTTCCCCACACG CGGTTTAGTGATTGACACAAAGTATGGGAACCTGCTGAAGGTGGATTCAAACGGGAATATTTTAGCCTGCAGTCACGGCTTCTACTTCTACAAAGG GCAAGAAATTCAAAGTTATTATCCCAACAACTTTATTCAGAAAGGAGACACTGACCGCTTCCACATCCTCAACACCCTTTTTAATCTTCCAG AGACATACCTCTATGCCTGCCTTGTGGAATTTTTCACGAATTCCCAGAGATACAAAAA CCTGTTGAATGGTTACCAGCACGGTGACTTGTTTATGTCCTTCAGAAGCATGTTCCAGGATGTCCGCGATGCAATGGACTACATTCACAATAGC GGAactctgaaagatgcaacacTCAAGAATATGGATAAATACGTTATCAAAGAT CCAAATCTCCCTGTAATGTTGAAACGGATTAAAAAGGTGGCCAAGGTTTTTCTTGCAACCAACAGTGACTACATCTACACTGAG CTCATAATGAAATACTTGCTTGATAAG TCCTGGCGCTCCTTCTTCGACCTTGTTGTTGTGGATACAAATAAACCGCTGTTCTTTGCAGAAGGAACAGTACTAAGACAAGTGGACACG GACACAGGAAAACTTAGGATTGGAACTTACACAGGTGACCTTCAAAATGGGACAGTGTActctggag GATCCTCAGACATTGTCTGTGATCTGCTGGATGTCAAAGGTAAGAACATCCTCTATGTTGGAGACCATATCTTTGGTGACATCCTCAAATCTAAGAAACACCAAGGCTGGAAGACATTTCTCATCGTCCCAGAGCTCACCAAGGAGTTGCAAGTATGGGAAGATAAGAAAC ATCTTTTTGAAGAGCTGAAAAATCTTGACATCTTCTTAGCTGACCTTCACAA GCAGCACACCAACGGTCGTGAACAATATCCCAACATCATCGCCATCCACACCAGAATAAAG GTGCTGACGAACAGAATGGACACCTCCTACGGTCAGATGGGCAGCCTGCTGCGCAGCGGCTCCAGGCAGACGCTGTTTGCCAGCCAGCTGGTGCGTTACGCGGATCTGTACTCTTCATCTGTTCTCAACTTGCTGCACTATCCCTTGAACTACCTGTTCGTAGCTCCTCCAGTGCTG CTGCCCCATGAGACCATCAGTGTGGGTTTAACATCACCAGAGCTCACTGTCACCAACCACACCATGAAGAAAAGCTGA